In one Streptomyces venezuelae genomic region, the following are encoded:
- the snpA gene encoding snapalysin, producing MNRSRTSILAVLGSAALVGSLAAAPSAFAAPAPETVKPSSAYTTSSYVGSAEEQAANKQFFDAVMKSALEKQAAKPGIQVVTVTYNTSRAPSFRSQIAQSTQIWNSSVSNVKLQETSSTGNFQYREGNDSRGSYASTDGHGRGYIFLDYRQNQQYNSTRVTAHETGHVLGLPDHYSGPCSELMSGGGPGTSCTNAYPNAQERSRVNQLWANGLAVLKNKGALTKVR from the coding sequence ATGAACAGATCCCGCACCAGCATCCTCGCCGTTCTCGGCTCGGCCGCCCTCGTGGGCTCGCTGGCCGCCGCGCCCTCCGCGTTCGCGGCGCCGGCACCCGAGACGGTCAAGCCCTCGTCGGCGTACACCACGTCGTCGTACGTCGGGTCGGCCGAGGAGCAGGCCGCCAACAAGCAGTTCTTCGACGCCGTCATGAAGTCGGCGCTGGAGAAGCAGGCGGCGAAGCCCGGCATCCAGGTCGTCACCGTCACGTACAACACCAGCCGGGCGCCCAGCTTCCGCAGCCAGATAGCCCAGAGCACGCAGATCTGGAACTCCTCGGTCAGCAATGTGAAGCTGCAGGAGACCAGCTCGACCGGTAACTTCCAGTACCGCGAGGGCAATGACTCGCGTGGCTCGTACGCCTCCACCGACGGACACGGCCGCGGGTACATCTTCCTGGACTACCGGCAGAACCAGCAGTACAACTCGACGCGTGTGACGGCGCACGAGACGGGTCACGTGCTCGGTCTTCCCGACCACTACTCGGGTCCGTGCAGCGAGCTGATGTCCGGCGGCGGCCCCGGCACGTCCTGCACCAACGCGTACCCGAACGCGCAGGAGCGGTCCCGCGTCAACCAGCTCTGGGCGAACGGCCTCGCCGTCCTCAAGAACAAGGGTGCGCTGACCAAGGTCCGCTGA